A stretch of Deltaproteobacteria bacterium DNA encodes these proteins:
- a CDS encoding sigma-54 dependent transcriptional regulator yields MDAPPKVLIVDDEQSNLDSLERIFSREEWEVLKATNGAQALELLRAEEVNVVLTDLMMPGMSGTELLRAVRTIAPEIEVVLMTAHGTVETAVEAMKEGAYDFVTKPLKRMVIVKAVRKALDRQALVLENRTLRARLKTLASPDGLIGQSPAFRASLDLVRQAAPSNATVLLQGESGTGKELIARALHALSERSDGPFVAVNCAAIPETLLESELFGVEKGAYTGASARRAGRFQRADRGTLFLDEVGELSAPVQAKLLRVLQSGEFERLGGGETLRADVRVLAATNKDLSEAVSQGTFREDLFYRLNVITLTLPPLRERSGDVPLLAQHFLARYASENGKNLAGFTEAAMNALEGFAFPGNVRQLQNIVQRAVVLCRGDRIDLPELPEEIAQQRGGARRELVVPVGAPLEEIERSVILATLEQTRGDKQLAARLLGLSTRTIYRKLSAWSDGEDDEGDEPPTSAE; encoded by the coding sequence ATGGACGCCCCGCCCAAGGTCCTGATCGTCGACGACGAGCAGTCGAACCTCGACTCCCTCGAGCGGATCTTCTCCCGCGAGGAGTGGGAGGTCCTGAAGGCCACCAACGGGGCGCAGGCCCTCGAGCTGCTCCGGGCAGAAGAGGTGAACGTCGTCCTCACCGATCTGATGATGCCGGGGATGAGCGGGACCGAGCTGCTGCGCGCCGTCCGGACCATCGCCCCGGAGATCGAGGTCGTCCTGATGACCGCCCACGGCACGGTGGAGACCGCGGTGGAGGCGATGAAGGAGGGGGCCTACGACTTCGTCACCAAGCCCCTCAAGCGGATGGTGATCGTGAAGGCCGTCCGCAAGGCCCTCGATCGCCAGGCCCTCGTCCTGGAGAACCGCACCCTGCGGGCCCGCCTGAAGACCCTGGCCTCCCCCGACGGGCTCATCGGCCAGTCTCCGGCCTTCCGCGCCTCCCTCGATCTGGTGCGGCAGGCCGCCCCTTCCAACGCCACCGTCCTCCTCCAGGGCGAGTCGGGCACCGGCAAGGAGCTGATCGCCCGGGCCCTCCACGCCCTCTCCGAGCGCAGCGACGGCCCCTTCGTGGCCGTGAACTGCGCGGCCATCCCGGAGACCCTGCTGGAGTCGGAGCTCTTCGGCGTCGAGAAGGGCGCCTACACCGGCGCCTCGGCGCGGCGGGCCGGACGCTTCCAGCGGGCCGATCGCGGGACCCTCTTCCTCGACGAGGTCGGCGAGCTCTCCGCCCCGGTGCAGGCCAAGCTCCTGCGGGTGTTGCAGAGCGGCGAGTTCGAGCGGCTCGGCGGCGGCGAGACCCTCCGGGCCGACGTCCGGGTGCTGGCCGCCACCAACAAGGACCTCTCCGAGGCGGTGTCCCAGGGCACCTTCCGGGAGGATCTCTTCTACCGCCTGAACGTCATCACCCTGACCCTGCCGCCCCTGCGCGAGCGCAGCGGAGACGTCCCGCTGCTCGCCCAGCACTTCCTGGCCCGCTACGCCTCGGAGAACGGCAAGAACCTCGCCGGCTTCACCGAGGCCGCGATGAACGCCCTGGAGGGCTTCGCCTTCCCCGGGAACGTGCGGCAGCTGCAGAACATCGTGCAGCGGGCCGTCGTCCTCTGCCGCGGCGACCGGATCGATCTCCCGGAGCTGCCCGAGGAGATCGCCCAGCAGCGCGGCGGTGCGCGGCGGGAGCTGGTGGTGCCCGTCGGCGCTCCCCTCGAGGAGATCGAGCGCTCGGTGATCCTCGCGACGCTGGAGCAGACGAGGGGCGACAAGCAGCTCGCCGCCCGCCTCCTGGGCCTCTCCACCCGGACGATCTACCGGAAGCTCTCCGCCTGGTCCGACGGGGAGGATGACGAGGGGGACGAGCCCCCCACTTCTGCCGAATAG
- a CDS encoding cytidylate kinase-like family protein — protein sequence MIRRGPGHLDHLIDRHVALLDVQKRVQSEKAGERAAQAAPEEGHWLTVSMGMGVQGEAIGRAVGERLGWRVFDRELLDVIARTEHTRERLLARLDERAVGKLEEFFSRFLMPREPSRSILVNDLMQVIWALGREGSVVLLGRGANFVLAGTGGLRVRLVATLEERVARVAEEEKLSSAEAKAKILADDTRREGFLRQTYGRAINDPRAYDLILNTGTLGVERSVELILTALGEEEV from the coding sequence ATGATCCGCAGAGGTCCCGGTCATCTCGATCATCTGATCGACCGCCACGTGGCGCTGTTGGATGTCCAGAAGCGAGTCCAGTCCGAGAAGGCCGGAGAGCGCGCTGCCCAGGCCGCCCCCGAAGAGGGGCACTGGTTGACCGTCTCGATGGGGATGGGGGTGCAGGGCGAGGCGATCGGCCGGGCGGTGGGTGAGCGCCTCGGCTGGCGGGTCTTCGATCGCGAGCTCCTCGACGTGATCGCCCGGACCGAGCACACCCGCGAGCGACTGCTCGCCCGCCTCGACGAGCGAGCGGTGGGCAAGCTCGAGGAGTTCTTCTCCCGCTTCCTGATGCCCCGGGAGCCGAGCCGCTCCATCCTGGTCAACGACCTGATGCAGGTGATCTGGGCCCTGGGCCGGGAGGGCTCGGTGGTCCTCCTCGGGCGTGGCGCGAACTTCGTCCTCGCCGGCACCGGCGGCCTGCGGGTGCGGCTGGTCGCCACGCTGGAGGAGCGCGTCGCGCGGGTCGCCGAGGAGGAGAAGCTCTCGAGCGCCGAAGCCAAGGCCAAGATCCTCGCGGACGACACCCGCCGGGAGGGGTTCCTCCGGCAGACCTACGGCCGCGCGATCAACGATCCCCGAGCCTACGACCTCATCCTGAACACCGGCACGCTGGGGGTGGAGCGGTCGGTGGAGCTGATCCTCACCGCCCTGGGCGAGGAAGAGGTCTAG
- a CDS encoding tetratricopeptide repeat protein, with product MSSPQREVEPVSDDEKIADGGTNGSSGAQLPDEAFVEGFQRTAPVTRESFGKASIQIIIATGLFMGALYFYWNHVQVQEQVRDLASQAKDAMMRDNPADLAKAQTLLDEALGLDSGHKYVVATKALINARLYQEYGIESAKAVANDFSGQAEKKDVQKQERYGAKGILMVAEGKYAEAETYLVDIVNQGGRGASIFEGLGLAQRYQGKLGDARKSLRAAAESEWRNPRYNAYTAEIYLQDNELTNAKSFVKKTLDANPNHILGLLLESRVNIARDDDVKKAKDNLDDVLARPEGELNPYLLAYAKATLAEFHIYNREYQKAVTAAEEALAAAPKLPVAHFAKGVALANMGNATALPALQTAYENYPYAPRAYHLAALALLEQNRAEEALQIMELWGKNVAKSANYHVAYGNILLKKGDEHIEEATKHFQDAIKADPEAREAYLRIGMIHQKAARGMKDEEERKKEYDKAIDAYNTAVGIKEQYAEVYEAMGWLYSEQGHFNEALPLFAKALTFFKNDRVERDKLNKIREDVGEALKKDKKFKRYYQPWMDESKALIR from the coding sequence ATGTCGAGCCCCCAGCGCGAGGTCGAGCCGGTGTCTGACGACGAGAAGATTGCTGACGGCGGGACCAACGGCAGCAGCGGTGCACAGCTGCCCGACGAGGCTTTCGTCGAGGGCTTCCAGCGGACCGCTCCGGTCACGCGCGAGTCCTTCGGCAAGGCCTCCATCCAGATCATCATCGCCACCGGGCTCTTCATGGGCGCGCTCTACTTCTACTGGAACCACGTCCAGGTCCAGGAGCAGGTGCGCGATCTCGCGTCGCAGGCCAAGGACGCGATGATGCGGGACAACCCCGCCGATCTGGCCAAGGCCCAGACGCTGCTCGACGAGGCCCTCGGCCTCGACTCGGGCCACAAGTACGTCGTGGCCACCAAGGCCCTGATCAACGCCCGCCTCTACCAGGAGTACGGGATCGAGAGCGCCAAGGCCGTCGCCAACGACTTCTCCGGGCAGGCCGAGAAGAAGGACGTCCAGAAGCAGGAGCGCTACGGCGCCAAGGGCATCCTCATGGTCGCCGAGGGCAAGTACGCCGAGGCCGAGACCTACCTGGTCGACATCGTCAACCAGGGCGGCCGCGGCGCCTCGATCTTCGAGGGCCTCGGGCTGGCGCAGCGCTACCAGGGCAAGCTGGGCGACGCGCGCAAGAGCCTGCGGGCGGCGGCCGAGAGCGAGTGGCGCAACCCGCGCTACAACGCCTACACCGCCGAGATCTACCTGCAGGACAACGAGCTCACGAACGCCAAGAGCTTCGTGAAGAAGACCCTGGACGCGAACCCCAACCACATCCTGGGCCTGCTCCTCGAGTCGCGGGTCAACATCGCCCGCGACGACGACGTCAAGAAGGCCAAGGACAACCTCGACGACGTCCTCGCCCGCCCCGAGGGCGAGCTGAACCCCTACCTGCTGGCCTACGCCAAGGCGACCCTGGCCGAGTTCCACATCTACAACCGCGAGTACCAGAAGGCCGTGACCGCGGCCGAGGAGGCCCTCGCGGCGGCGCCGAAGCTGCCGGTGGCCCACTTCGCCAAGGGCGTGGCCCTGGCCAACATGGGCAACGCCACCGCCCTGCCGGCCCTCCAGACCGCCTACGAGAACTACCCCTACGCTCCTCGCGCCTATCACCTCGCCGCGCTCGCGCTCCTCGAGCAGAACCGCGCCGAGGAGGCCCTCCAGATCATGGAGCTCTGGGGCAAGAACGTCGCGAAGTCCGCCAACTACCACGTCGCCTACGGCAACATCCTCCTGAAGAAGGGTGACGAGCACATCGAGGAGGCGACGAAGCACTTCCAGGACGCCATCAAGGCGGACCCGGAGGCGCGCGAGGCCTACCTGCGGATCGGCATGATCCATCAGAAGGCCGCCCGGGGCATGAAGGACGAGGAGGAGCGGAAGAAGGAGTACGACAAGGCGATCGACGCCTACAACACCGCCGTCGGCATCAAGGAGCAGTACGCCGAGGTCTACGAGGCGATGGGCTGGCTCTACTCCGAGCAGGGTCACTTCAACGAGGCGCTGCCCCTCTTCGCCAAGGCGCTCACCTTCTTCAAGAACGACCGGGTGGAGCGGGACAAGCTCAACAAGATCCGGGAGGACGTGGGCGAAGCGCTGAAGAAGGACAAGAAGTTCAAGCGCTACTACCAGCCCTGGATGGACGAGTCGAAGGCGCTCATCCGGTAG
- a CDS encoding peptidase, whose protein sequence is MILLCFVDGVGVGERDPARNPLARTPTLLSHFLDGSHSRPLPPEARFRAIDANLGLPGRPQSATGQASLLTGQNAGAFMGSHVTGFPGPKLRAFVEQHGLLARLSRRGRSVAFLNAYHTQYLNAVGFPQPPPRRPEPPLTIPRLYRHPSVTTVATHAAGILFRTFDDVLEGRAVFHDVTLAGPRGRGFDLPAVEPIAAGRILAAEREHLDLGLFEFFLTDKAGHDQDFEAAEDALLRLEGLLQGALEGLDLSRDTLVVTSDHGNLEDLSVRTHTRNPIPLLAVGARAGAFLAVSALPEVAGVVERSILDTL, encoded by the coding sequence ATGATCCTCCTTTGCTTCGTGGACGGCGTCGGGGTCGGCGAGCGCGATCCGGCGCGGAACCCGCTGGCGCGCACGCCCACGCTCCTCTCTCACTTCCTCGACGGCAGCCACTCCCGGCCGCTCCCGCCCGAGGCTCGCTTCCGCGCCATCGACGCGAACCTCGGCCTACCGGGCCGGCCCCAGAGCGCCACCGGCCAGGCCAGCCTCCTCACGGGGCAGAACGCCGGCGCCTTCATGGGCAGCCACGTCACCGGCTTCCCGGGCCCGAAGCTGCGCGCCTTCGTCGAGCAGCACGGCCTGCTCGCCCGCCTCTCCCGGCGGGGGCGCTCGGTCGCCTTCCTCAACGCCTACCACACGCAGTACCTGAACGCGGTGGGCTTCCCCCAGCCTCCGCCCCGCCGTCCCGAGCCGCCGCTGACGATCCCGCGGCTCTACCGCCACCCCTCGGTGACGACGGTGGCGACCCACGCCGCGGGGATCCTCTTTCGCACCTTCGATGACGTCCTCGAGGGGAGGGCGGTCTTCCACGACGTCACCCTGGCGGGGCCCCGCGGCCGGGGCTTCGACCTGCCGGCCGTGGAGCCGATCGCGGCCGGCCGGATCCTCGCCGCCGAGCGCGAACACCTCGACCTGGGGCTCTTCGAGTTCTTCCTCACCGACAAGGCCGGCCACGACCAGGACTTCGAGGCCGCCGAGGACGCCCTCCTGCGCCTGGAGGGCCTGCTGCAGGGCGCCCTCGAGGGCCTCGACCTCTCCCGGGACACCCTCGTGGTCACCAGTGATCACGGAAACCTGGAGGATCTCTCGGTGAGGACCCACACCCGCAACCCCATCCCCCTCCTCGCGGTGGGGGCCCGGGCGGGCGCCTTCCTGGCCGTCTCGGCCCTGCCGGAGGTGGCCGGCGTGGTGGAGCGGTCGATCCTTGACACTCTCTGA
- a CDS encoding hydantoinase B/oxoprolinase family protein: protein MSDRPTPGERLDDPVELTVWRHLLSALTEEMGVVLGRAAFSPNIKERRDFSCALFEPGGEMVAHAAHIPVHLGATPLSVAAARAALDLGPGDVAILNDPFAGGTHLPDLTSVEAVFDERGERLLGLVAVRAHHADVGGERPGSMPLTDHIDAEGVRLPPTLVQRAGAPVGAAIEAFANASRDPAERRGDLEAQLAASRAGAARLRSLADRFGEARLDAALQGLVAHAGRAMRATLRALPDGRFEARDWLDDDGRGHGPLELHLALTLEGERATLDFRGSADACEGPLNAVRAIVVSATLYALRLLTDDDVPDSSGLLEPVEILTRPGSILDARHPSPVAGGNVETSQRVVDLILAALAGALPGEIPAQSQGTMNNVLMGGSRPHPWAYYETLGGGAGAGPGRAGASAVHSHMTNTLNTPIEVIEHTTPLRVLAYRLRRGSGGAGARPGGEGLVRGYLALEPTEVTLVGERRERAPAGAAGGGAGLPGAERIVRAGGRKEALPAKCEVRLEPGDALWIETPGGGGHGVPEP, encoded by the coding sequence ATGAGCGACCGGCCCACCCCGGGGGAGCGCCTCGACGATCCGGTGGAGCTGACCGTCTGGCGGCACCTCCTCTCGGCGCTGACCGAGGAGATGGGGGTCGTCCTCGGCCGGGCCGCCTTCTCCCCCAACATCAAGGAGCGGCGGGACTTCTCCTGCGCCCTCTTCGAGCCCGGCGGGGAGATGGTGGCCCACGCCGCGCACATCCCCGTGCACCTCGGGGCCACCCCCCTCTCGGTCGCCGCGGCCCGCGCGGCCCTCGACCTGGGCCCCGGGGACGTCGCCATCCTCAACGATCCCTTCGCCGGCGGGACGCACCTGCCCGACCTCACCAGCGTGGAGGCCGTCTTCGACGAGCGCGGCGAGCGGCTGCTGGGGCTGGTCGCGGTGCGGGCCCACCACGCGGACGTGGGCGGCGAGCGGCCGGGCTCGATGCCCCTCACCGATCACATCGACGCCGAGGGGGTGCGGCTGCCCCCGACCCTGGTGCAGCGGGCCGGCGCGCCGGTGGGCGCGGCGATCGAGGCCTTCGCCAACGCCTCCCGGGATCCCGCCGAGCGCCGCGGGGACCTCGAGGCGCAGCTCGCCGCCAGCCGCGCCGGGGCCGCCCGCCTGCGCTCCCTGGCGGACCGCTTCGGCGAGGCGCGGCTCGACGCCGCCCTGCAGGGCCTGGTCGCCCACGCCGGCCGCGCGATGCGGGCGACCCTGCGGGCCCTGCCCGACGGACGCTTCGAGGCGCGGGACTGGCTCGACGACGACGGCCGCGGCCACGGCCCGCTCGAGCTGCACCTCGCCCTCACCCTCGAGGGCGAGCGCGCCACCCTCGACTTCCGGGGCAGCGCCGACGCCTGTGAGGGTCCCCTGAACGCGGTGCGGGCCATCGTGGTCAGCGCCACCCTCTATGCCCTGCGCCTCCTCACCGACGACGACGTGCCCGACTCCAGCGGCCTGCTCGAGCCGGTGGAGATCCTGACCCGCCCGGGCTCGATCCTCGACGCGCGCCACCCCTCCCCGGTGGCCGGCGGCAACGTGGAGACCAGCCAGCGGGTGGTCGATCTGATCCTGGCGGCGCTCGCCGGCGCCCTGCCCGGGGAGATCCCGGCCCAGAGCCAGGGCACGATGAACAACGTCCTGATGGGCGGCAGCCGCCCCCACCCCTGGGCCTACTACGAGACCCTCGGCGGCGGCGCGGGCGCCGGCCCCGGACGGGCGGGCGCCTCGGCGGTGCACAGCCACATGACCAACACCCTCAACACGCCGATCGAGGTGATCGAGCACACCACCCCCCTGCGGGTGCTGGCCTATCGCCTGCGCCGGGGCAGCGGCGGCGCGGGCGCGCGCCCCGGGGGCGAGGGGCTCGTGCGCGGCTACCTGGCCCTCGAGCCCACCGAGGTGACCCTGGTGGGCGAGCGGCGCGAGCGCGCCCCGGCGGGCGCGGCCGGTGGCGGGGCGGGGCTCCCGGGCGCCGAGCGGATCGTGCGCGCGGGGGGCCGGAAGGAGGCGCTGCCGGCCAAGTGCGAGGTGCGCCTCGAGCCGGGCGACGCCCTGTGGATCGAGACGCCGGGCGGAGGAGGGCACGGGGTGCCGGAGCCATGA
- a CDS encoding hydantoinase/oxoprolinase family protein, translated as MRIGVDTGGTFTDLIAVGEDGALFRAKIPSTPDDPARAVLEALERVRREAGRSPEGVAHGSTVATNALLERRGARVVLLTTEGFEDVLEIRRQSRPELHALEPALPPPLVPAGRRLGLPERLGPHGEVLRALTLDEDEAAQLRDRLRSLGAEAVAVVLLHAYANGEHEARVAEALAGLDLPLTLSHRLSPEIREYERSSTCVANAFVAPTCQRYLARVDEALAAASDAGALAPTRLTVLRSDGGVRASASARVAPVHTALSGPAGGVTGAARVARQAGLSRVLTLDMGGTSTDVCVVVEGTPLRRDQIEIGELPLRIPALDIYTVGAGGGSLAWIDGGGALRVGPRSAGADPGPAAYGRGGEEPTLTDAHLVLGRLPPDLLLGGELPLDLEAARRAVAGLGARLGLDAEACAAGIVRVAGAVMARALRRVSLERGHDPRDFVLMPFGGAGGLHAAELAELLEIPEVVVPPEPGLLCAYGALAARRRDLRRRTLQLPLPAERGPADAPLAGQLASAYAELEARARAALAAEGEAHPELEATAELRYRGQSATLEVPVEPASATLVADAAAAFARRHAEAFGFTLPRPLEWVTARVEARGRAPEVPAPLVSAGSARTISGGAGVTARREELGPGSLVEGPAAIVERTGTTWVPAGFRARVDALGLLRLGRRP; from the coding sequence ATGCGCATCGGGGTAGATACGGGGGGCACCTTCACCGACCTGATCGCGGTCGGCGAGGACGGCGCCCTCTTCCGGGCGAAGATCCCCTCGACCCCCGACGATCCGGCCCGGGCCGTGCTCGAGGCCCTCGAGCGGGTGCGCCGCGAGGCGGGGCGGTCGCCGGAGGGAGTCGCCCACGGCTCCACCGTCGCCACCAACGCGCTGCTCGAGCGGCGCGGCGCCCGGGTGGTGCTGCTGACCACCGAGGGCTTCGAGGACGTCCTCGAGATCCGCCGGCAGAGCCGCCCCGAGCTCCACGCCCTGGAGCCGGCCCTCCCCCCGCCCCTGGTCCCGGCCGGGCGGCGGCTGGGCCTCCCCGAGCGGCTGGGACCCCACGGCGAGGTGCTGCGAGCGCTGACCCTGGACGAGGACGAGGCCGCGCAGCTGCGCGATCGCCTCCGCAGCCTGGGCGCCGAGGCCGTGGCGGTGGTCCTCCTCCACGCCTACGCCAACGGCGAGCACGAGGCGCGCGTCGCCGAGGCCCTCGCCGGCCTGGACCTGCCCCTCACCCTCTCCCACCGGCTCTCGCCCGAGATCCGCGAGTACGAGCGCAGCTCGACCTGCGTCGCCAACGCCTTCGTCGCCCCCACCTGCCAGCGCTACCTGGCGCGGGTCGACGAGGCGCTGGCCGCGGCGTCCGACGCCGGGGCGCTCGCGCCCACCCGGTTGACGGTGCTGCGCTCGGATGGGGGCGTCCGCGCCTCGGCCTCCGCCCGGGTGGCGCCGGTGCACACGGCCCTCTCCGGGCCCGCCGGCGGCGTCACCGGCGCGGCGCGGGTCGCCCGGCAGGCGGGCCTCTCCCGGGTGCTCACCCTCGACATGGGCGGCACCTCCACCGACGTCTGCGTGGTGGTCGAGGGCACGCCCCTGCGCCGGGATCAGATCGAGATCGGCGAGCTGCCCCTGCGCATTCCCGCCCTCGACATCTACACCGTCGGGGCCGGCGGCGGCTCCCTGGCCTGGATCGACGGCGGCGGCGCGCTGCGGGTGGGTCCCCGCTCCGCCGGCGCCGACCCCGGCCCGGCGGCCTACGGCCGGGGCGGCGAGGAGCCCACCCTCACCGACGCCCACCTGGTGCTGGGCCGCCTACCCCCCGACCTCCTCCTGGGCGGCGAGCTGCCCCTCGACCTCGAGGCGGCCCGCCGCGCGGTGGCCGGCCTGGGCGCCCGCCTCGGCCTGGACGCCGAGGCCTGCGCCGCCGGGATCGTGCGGGTGGCCGGCGCGGTGATGGCCCGGGCCCTGCGCCGGGTGAGCCTCGAGCGCGGACACGATCCCCGGGACTTCGTCCTGATGCCCTTCGGCGGCGCCGGGGGCCTCCACGCCGCCGAGCTCGCCGAGCTCCTCGAGATCCCCGAGGTGGTGGTCCCGCCCGAGCCCGGCCTCCTCTGCGCCTACGGCGCCCTCGCCGCGCGCCGCCGGGATCTGCGCCGGCGCACCCTCCAGCTCCCCCTGCCCGCCGAGCGGGGCCCCGCGGACGCTCCCCTCGCCGGGCAGCTCGCCAGCGCCTACGCCGAGCTCGAGGCCCGGGCCCGCGCGGCCCTCGCCGCCGAGGGCGAGGCGCACCCCGAGCTCGAGGCCACCGCCGAGCTGCGCTACCGGGGCCAGAGCGCCACCCTCGAGGTGCCCGTCGAGCCCGCCAGCGCGACCCTCGTCGCCGACGCGGCCGCCGCCTTCGCCCGCCGGCACGCCGAGGCCTTCGGCTTCACCCTCCCCCGCCCCCTGGAGTGGGTCACCGCCCGGGTCGAGGCGCGGGGCCGGGCCCCGGAGGTGCCGGCGCCGCTCGTCTCCGCGGGCAGCGCCCGGACGATCAGCGGTGGCGCGGGGGTCACCGCCCGGCGCGAGGAGCTCGGCCCGGGCAGCCTCGTCGAGGGCCCGGCCGCGATCGTCGAGCGCACCGGCACCACCTGGGTGCCCGCCGGCTTCCGGGCGCGGGTCGACGCGCTGGGGCTCCTGCGCCTGGGGAGGAGGCCATGA
- a CDS encoding CHASE2 domain-containing protein gives MALKIRSRRRLAAASSGLFVGLFVLALSFLELVPTSFDEMAYDALMRATADETRASDRIVLVHFDEESLGWVEREMGEEWPWPREYHGILLSTLRSWGARVVAFDILFDQDRVGHFGWSDTAAFTEHLREAGQAVLAGGHNAGERAPIPARGHGIRLAAYPDWDAALEGAGRLTALARQAYLQAEGEGYRLWVGGFDSDEEARAAVTAWGTAVLPLLEKRPETATRVDRAALSAWLAEVVKDRAGEVPEAAEHVGDAEFLRRFRLSAPSGEAETGVDTLPQAPFLLAAAGFGIAEQLPDSDGILRRMQLTARLESGVYPSFPLAIYLAAQKGHVPVQLGKGKLVVGDQKVPVDAEDRVRVRLHGVDPYDDVPAWKVLRAAILQQEGQELDQAELDPARFADRIVIMSGSAVSLMDRRPSSLSQSHNGSDLNAAMVDALIAGCWVRRAPGWLMALSTLLMGIFAALLGAFATEPRPLARIEGALGSILRLATRGVMAGVAIAVVIGPLLVVAVYLFGSFDFWVPVALPILTAGGALITALGVLEYVEYRDRRAIHQALGIYTSDLVANLVATGGVKALDARRDDVSVYFSDLEGFTSFSENLEPEQLSALLSDYLTAMTDVILEHEGVVDKYIGDAIMAFWGWRETQPDHPLRAVRCAAAMRSRMAELRPVWEERYGVVLKARAGINSGIAVVGNMGSAQKMNVTLLGDVVNLAARLEGANKAYGTELMVGEATYEEAKAGFEFRELDILRVKGKAKPVRVYEPLVPAGEVNGDLRWRDSFESGLAAFREADFSAARAHFEEVLTLRPGDAPAKLYLERCAAYAAAPPPADWDGVYVMTTK, from the coding sequence ATGGCATTGAAGATTCGATCCAGGCGGCGGCTGGCGGCCGCGAGCAGCGGCCTCTTCGTGGGGCTCTTCGTGCTCGCGCTCTCCTTCCTCGAGCTGGTGCCCACCAGCTTCGACGAGATGGCCTACGACGCGCTGATGCGGGCCACCGCCGACGAGACCCGGGCCAGCGATCGGATCGTCCTGGTGCACTTCGACGAGGAGAGCCTGGGCTGGGTGGAGCGGGAGATGGGCGAGGAGTGGCCCTGGCCCCGGGAGTACCACGGCATCCTGCTCTCCACCCTGCGCAGCTGGGGCGCCCGCGTCGTCGCCTTCGACATCCTCTTCGATCAGGACCGGGTGGGGCACTTCGGCTGGTCGGACACCGCGGCCTTCACCGAGCACCTGCGCGAGGCCGGGCAGGCGGTCCTCGCCGGCGGCCACAACGCGGGCGAGCGGGCGCCGATCCCCGCCCGGGGCCACGGGATCCGGCTGGCCGCCTATCCCGACTGGGACGCCGCCCTCGAGGGCGCCGGCCGCCTCACCGCCCTGGCGCGCCAGGCCTACCTGCAGGCCGAGGGCGAGGGCTACCGGCTCTGGGTCGGCGGCTTCGACTCCGACGAGGAGGCCCGGGCGGCGGTCACGGCCTGGGGCACGGCGGTCCTCCCGCTGCTGGAGAAGCGCCCCGAGACGGCGACCCGGGTCGACCGGGCGGCGCTGTCGGCCTGGCTCGCCGAAGTGGTGAAGGACCGGGCCGGCGAGGTGCCGGAGGCCGCCGAGCACGTCGGCGACGCCGAGTTCCTCCGCCGCTTCCGCCTCTCGGCCCCCTCGGGCGAGGCCGAGACCGGCGTGGACACCCTGCCCCAGGCGCCCTTCCTCCTGGCCGCCGCCGGCTTCGGCATCGCCGAGCAGCTCCCCGACTCCGACGGCATCCTGCGCCGGATGCAGCTCACCGCCCGCCTCGAGAGCGGGGTCTACCCCTCCTTCCCCCTCGCCATCTACCTGGCCGCCCAGAAGGGCCACGTGCCGGTGCAGCTGGGGAAGGGGAAGCTGGTGGTGGGGGATCAGAAGGTCCCGGTGGACGCCGAGGACCGGGTGCGGGTGCGGCTGCACGGCGTCGATCCCTACGACGACGTGCCCGCCTGGAAGGTGCTGCGGGCCGCGATCCTCCAGCAGGAGGGGCAGGAGCTCGACCAGGCCGAGCTCGACCCGGCGCGCTTCGCGGATCGCATCGTGATCATGAGCGGGAGCGCGGTCTCCCTGATGGACCGCCGGCCCTCCTCCCTCTCCCAGAGCCACAACGGCTCGGACCTCAACGCCGCCATGGTCGATGCCCTCATCGCCGGGTGCTGGGTGCGCCGCGCGCCGGGCTGGCTGATGGCCCTCTCGACCCTGCTCATGGGGATCTTCGCCGCGCTCCTGGGGGCCTTCGCCACCGAGCCGCGGCCCCTGGCCCGGATCGAAGGCGCCCTGGGCTCGATCCTGCGCCTGGCGACCCGGGGGGTGATGGCCGGCGTCGCCATCGCGGTGGTCATCGGCCCCCTGCTGGTGGTGGCGGTCTACCTCTTCGGCTCCTTCGACTTCTGGGTGCCGGTGGCCCTCCCCATCCTCACCGCCGGCGGCGCCCTGATCACGGCCCTGGGGGTGCTGGAGTACGTCGAGTACCGGGACCGCCGGGCCATCCACCAGGCCCTGGGCATCTACACCAGCGACCTGGTCGCCAACCTGGTCGCCACCGGCGGGGTGAAGGCCCTCGACGCCCGGCGCGACGACGTGAGCGTCTACTTCTCCGACCTCGAGGGCTTCACCTCCTTCTCGGAGAACCTCGAGCCCGAGCAGCTCTCCGCGCTGCTCTCCGACTACCTAACGGCGATGACCGACGTGATCCTCGAGCACGAGGGCGTGGTCGACAAGTACATCGGCGACGCGATCATGGCCTTCTGGGGCTGGCGGGAGACCCAGCCCGACCACCCCCTGCGGGCCGTGCGCTGCGCGGCGGCGATGCGCAGCCGGATGGCCGAGCTGCGACCGGTCTGGGAGGAGCGCTACGGCGTGGTGCTCAAGGCCCGGGCGGGGATCAACTCCGGGATCGCGGTCGTCGGCAACATGGGCTCGGCCCAGAAGATGAACGTCACCCTCCTGGGCGACGTCGTGAACCTCGCCGCGCGGCTCGAGGGCGCCAACAAGGCCTACGGCACCGAGCTGATGGTCGGCGAGGCGACCTACGAGGAGGCGAAGGCGGGCTTCGAGTTCCGGGAGCTCGACATCCTGCGGGTGAAGGGCAAGGCGAAGCCGGTGCGGGTCTACGAGCCGCTGGTGCCCGCCGGCGAGGTCAACGGTGATCTGCGCTGGCGCGATAGCTTCGAGTCCGGGCTCGCCGCCTTCCGGGAGGCCGACTTCTCCGCCGCCCGGGCGCACTTCGAGGAGGTCCTCACCCTGCGCCCCGGGGACGCTCCGGCGAAGCTCTACCTCGAGCGCTGCGCGGCCTACGCGGCCGCCCCGCCCCCGGCGGACTGGGACGGCGTCTACGTGATGACCACGAAGTGA